A genomic window from Polaribacter gangjinensis includes:
- the typA gene encoding translational GTPase TypA: MQSIRNIAIIAHVDHGKTTLVDKIIDQAKILDDRKERTDLLLDNNDLERERGITILSKNVSVVYKDVKINVIDTPGHADFGGEVERVLKMADGVLLLVDAFEGPMPQTRFVLGKAIELGLTPIVVVNKVDKENCTPDLVHEKVFDLMFALEATEEQLDFTTIYGSAKNGWMSTDWREPKDNIVDLLDAVIESIPEAPYRVGTPQMQITSLDFSAFTGRIAIGRVYRGDLEENKDYMLCKADGSFKKVRIKELHVFEGMGKVKVSKVRSGDICAITGIEGFDIGDTIADADNPEALPRIEVDQPTMSMLFTINNSPFFGKEGKFVTSRHLRDRLKKETEKNLALRVDDTDTEDKFNVFGRGVLHLSVLIETMRREGYELQVGRPKVIMKDIDGVKSEPYETLSIDVPEDVASRAINLVSLRKGDLLIMEPKGDLQHLEFTIPSRGLIGLRNKILTATAGKAIINHRFSEYGPYKGEFADELKGAIVSSETGKATAYAIDRLQDRGRFFIDPNQEIYAGQVVGENNKQDDMAVNLIKGKKLTNVRASGTDEGVKIAPKVDFSLEECMEYIRDDEYLEVTPASLRMRKINFK; the protein is encoded by the coding sequence ATGCAATCAATTAGAAACATCGCAATCATTGCCCACGTTGACCACGGAAAAACAACATTAGTAGATAAAATTATTGACCAAGCAAAAATCTTAGACGATCGTAAAGAACGTACAGATTTGTTATTAGATAACAACGATTTAGAACGTGAAAGAGGAATTACCATTCTTTCAAAAAACGTTTCTGTAGTTTATAAAGATGTAAAAATCAATGTAATTGATACTCCTGGTCACGCTGATTTTGGTGGAGAAGTAGAACGTGTACTAAAAATGGCTGATGGTGTTTTACTATTGGTTGATGCTTTTGAAGGCCCAATGCCTCAAACTCGTTTTGTATTGGGTAAAGCTATTGAATTAGGTTTAACTCCAATTGTGGTTGTAAATAAAGTAGACAAAGAAAACTGTACGCCAGATTTGGTGCATGAAAAAGTGTTTGATTTGATGTTTGCTTTAGAGGCAACCGAAGAGCAATTAGATTTTACAACCATTTATGGCTCTGCAAAAAATGGATGGATGTCAACAGATTGGAGAGAGCCTAAAGATAATATTGTTGATTTATTAGATGCAGTAATTGAATCTATTCCTGAAGCGCCTTATAGAGTAGGAACTCCTCAAATGCAAATTACTTCATTAGATTTTTCAGCATTTACCGGAAGAATCGCTATTGGTCGTGTGTACAGAGGCGATTTAGAAGAAAATAAAGATTATATGTTGTGTAAAGCTGATGGCTCTTTCAAAAAAGTGCGCATCAAAGAATTGCATGTTTTTGAAGGAATGGGAAAAGTCAAAGTCTCAAAAGTAAGAAGTGGTGATATCTGTGCCATCACAGGAATTGAAGGTTTTGATATTGGTGATACTATTGCTGATGCTGATAATCCAGAGGCTTTGCCAAGAATTGAAGTTGATCAACCTACTATGAGTATGTTGTTTACCATTAACAATTCTCCTTTTTTTGGAAAAGAAGGAAAGTTTGTAACTTCTCGTCATTTACGTGATCGTTTGAAAAAAGAAACAGAAAAAAACTTAGCTCTTCGTGTTGATGATACAGATACCGAAGATAAATTCAATGTTTTTGGACGTGGAGTATTGCATTTATCCGTTTTAATCGAAACAATGCGTAGAGAAGGTTATGAGCTACAGGTTGGAAGACCTAAAGTAATCATGAAAGATATTGATGGTGTAAAATCAGAACCTTACGAAACACTTTCTATTGATGTACCTGAAGATGTGGCATCTAGAGCTATCAATTTGGTTTCATTGCGTAAAGGTGATTTACTAATTATGGAGCCTAAAGGAGATTTGCAACACTTAGAATTTACCATTCCATCAAGAGGATTGATTGGTTTGCGAAACAAAATATTAACAGCTACAGCTGGTAAAGCAATCATCAATCACCGTTTTTCTGAATACGGGCCTTATAAAGGTGAGTTTGCTGACGAATTAAAAGGAGCGATTGTTTCATCAGAAACTGGTAAAGCAACTGCTTATGCTATTGACAGATTGCAAGACAGAGGTCGTTTTTTTATAGATCCGAATCAAGAAATTTACGCAGGCCAAGTGGTTGGTGAAAACAACAAGCAAGATGATATGGCTGTAAATTTGATTAAAGGAAAAAAACTAACCAACGTAAGAGCTTCTGGTACTGATGAAGGTGTAAAAATTGCTCCAAAAGTAGATTTTTCATTAGAAGAATGTATGGAATATATTAGAGATGATGAGTATTTAGAGGTTACTCCAGCTAGTTTACGTATGCGTAAAATCAACTTTAAATAA
- a CDS encoding DoxX family protein has translation MKNKILFVISLLFGLLFINSGLNKFFNYMPMPAEMPENTIKVMEAFTTIGWLMPLVGMVEIIAGLLFIIPKTRALGAIIILPIMVGIVLTHIVNIPDGMPMAIVLMFINLWVLFENKEKYAHILK, from the coding sequence ATGAAAAACAAAATTCTTTTCGTTATCAGTCTTTTATTCGGCTTACTTTTTATCAATTCTGGGTTGAATAAATTTTTCAATTACATGCCAATGCCTGCAGAAATGCCCGAAAATACTATAAAAGTAATGGAAGCATTTACAACTATAGGCTGGTTAATGCCATTAGTGGGAATGGTAGAAATTATAGCAGGTTTGCTTTTTATAATTCCAAAAACTAGAGCTTTAGGTGCAATTATAATCTTGCCAATTATGGTAGGTATAGTCTTAACTCATATTGTAAATATTCCTGATGGTATGCCAATGGCAATCGTTTTAATGTTCATAAACCTTTGGGTACTTTTTGAGAATAAAGAAAAGTATGCGCACATTTTGAAATAA
- a CDS encoding PQQ-binding-like beta-propeller repeat protein, whose product MKLLIKTTFIFLLLVAFSSNAQKSETPENSYDLGAKINEMTLTVGGVLVVATNDGLVGIKPSESTPIFSFTNFGQLKPEETEFVPLTPYIIVSQGKSTGFGAFGKTKRAVIDYVKGKVLFNSEELEWKQIYTCDVMLPQNKLVVSGLQKSDAKFESQVPKIAVYDLETGKNEYSFFLDKPGRVGVAKDFSVTGTPLLLKKSMLIPTAQGILAMSHDGKELWTSKIKNVGWMVANDAENEIYAFESVNNGNNTRIHKIGDTNGEALWKDDRKVKGTVSNFEILPQGIAIVSNVQPSGNKMFAAKAQSHIAFLSATSGEDLWDKAPKTNGYVQHFYITKDGILFGIYEGGINKISFDGTPLFKKPLKTGENILVMAESKQGLIYITSEDANIVNLSSGETVWNKPLKYKKATSVASTFDSKNNRYLIVADGKIKVIDATTGNVADFANCEFDEKEDPNTMQIREGGIFLSANQNMAMYDFNGKEKYKVYHKSPGRSTFGKIMGGIVSVTSTALAVSMSARAGANRSAFGSINDLDSYNDYGKEAKRAADMFAGIAGASFDYLSKRFKATAASENAQFMLTKLSDGVGLVKVNKDTGKVVKEIILNDKKPEYEVDETAGYLFYKANDKTIYTFNLNK is encoded by the coding sequence ATGAAACTATTGATAAAAACTACATTCATTTTTTTGCTTTTAGTGGCTTTTTCGAGCAATGCACAAAAATCGGAAACTCCTGAAAATAGCTATGATTTAGGTGCTAAAATCAACGAAATGACATTGACAGTTGGGGGCGTTTTGGTAGTAGCAACCAATGATGGTTTGGTAGGAATTAAACCCTCAGAGTCAACACCAATTTTTAGTTTTACCAACTTCGGTCAACTAAAACCCGAAGAAACTGAATTCGTTCCGTTAACTCCTTATATTATCGTTTCTCAAGGAAAATCAACAGGATTTGGCGCTTTTGGTAAAACAAAACGAGCTGTGATAGATTATGTAAAAGGAAAAGTATTATTCAATTCTGAAGAGTTAGAATGGAAACAAATTTACACTTGCGATGTCATGTTACCTCAAAACAAATTAGTGGTCAGTGGTTTGCAAAAAAGTGATGCAAAGTTCGAAAGTCAAGTTCCAAAAATAGCAGTGTATGATTTAGAAACCGGAAAAAATGAGTATTCGTTTTTCTTAGACAAGCCTGGTAGAGTAGGTGTAGCCAAAGATTTTAGCGTAACTGGCACTCCATTACTGCTTAAAAAATCAATGTTGATTCCTACTGCACAAGGAATTTTAGCCATGAGCCATGATGGAAAAGAATTATGGACGAGTAAGATTAAAAATGTGGGTTGGATGGTTGCTAATGATGCTGAAAATGAAATTTATGCTTTTGAAAGTGTTAACAATGGTAATAATACTAGAATTCATAAAATTGGCGACACAAATGGTGAAGCTTTATGGAAAGATGATCGCAAAGTAAAAGGTACTGTTTCTAATTTTGAAATTTTACCTCAAGGAATTGCGATTGTTAGCAACGTACAACCCTCAGGAAATAAAATGTTTGCCGCAAAAGCACAAAGCCATATTGCTTTTTTAAGCGCAACATCTGGAGAAGATTTGTGGGATAAAGCGCCAAAAACAAATGGATATGTGCAGCATTTTTACATAACTAAAGATGGAATTTTATTCGGAATTTATGAAGGCGGAATCAATAAAATTTCTTTTGATGGAACGCCATTATTCAAAAAACCACTAAAAACCGGAGAAAATATTTTAGTCATGGCTGAAAGTAAACAAGGATTAATCTATATAACCAGTGAAGACGCCAACATTGTAAATCTTTCTTCTGGTGAAACTGTTTGGAATAAACCCCTGAAATATAAAAAAGCAACCTCAGTAGCATCAACTTTTGACAGTAAAAACAATCGATATTTGATAGTAGCAGATGGAAAGATAAAAGTAATTGATGCAACTACCGGAAATGTAGCTGACTTTGCAAACTGTGAATTTGATGAAAAAGAAGACCCAAATACGATGCAAATAAGAGAGGGAGGTATTTTCTTATCAGCAAATCAAAACATGGCAATGTATGATTTTAACGGAAAAGAAAAATACAAAGTGTATCATAAATCTCCAGGAAGAAGTACGTTTGGTAAAATTATGGGCGGAATTGTATCTGTTACCAGTACAGCACTTGCGGTTTCTATGAGTGCTAGAGCTGGGGCAAATCGCTCAGCATTTGGTAGCATTAATGATTTAGATTCCTATAATGATTATGGTAAAGAGGCTAAACGTGCAGCAGATATGTTTGCAGGAATTGCAGGTGCATCTTTTGACTATTTATCCAAACGTTTCAAAGCAACAGCAGCCTCAGAGAATGCACAATTTATGCTCACAAAATTAAGTGATGGTGTTGGTTTGGTAAAAGTTAATAAAGACACAGGAAAAGTGGTTAAAGAAATCATTTTAAATGATAAAAAACCTGAATATGAAGTAGATGAAACAGCAGGATATTTATTTTACAAAGCAAATGATAAAACAATTTATACTTTTAATTTGAATAAATAA
- a CDS encoding monovalent cation:proton antiporter family protein, giving the protein MLVLLSFSVMIVFVLQRLKLPSIIGFLITGVLIGPYGFSLVKAVEEVEILSEIGVILLLFVIGMELSIKQLISIKKTVFIGGFFQVGITVLVAAFVYYYLGNSWNEAVFVGFLFSLSSTAIVLKTLQDRQEISSAHARNALAILIFQDIIVVPMMLITPLMAGESSNIWLSISSLVIKTLVVLIITFVSARYIVPKLMHAVAKTNSKELFLLVTITLCFAVAFLTSEAGLSLALGAFIAGLIVSESEYSHQATSIILPFRELFTSFFFVSVGMLLDLSFFIKHIWVILSLVFVVFIVKSIIASLAVAILKYPPRTIILTGLSLFQVGEFAFILSKVGIDNQLLDVETNQYFLSISIVSMLLTPFVIIYSDAIANKLVGVSEKLGIQSNLLNVNNDEITIHENFENHLIIIGYGVNGSNLAKAATTSNIPFIVIEFDAEIVKRERAKGLPIIFGDATHDHILETVHIQNARAAVIAISDNQATKQVVKNIRKHSDSLYLVVRTRFVKEISELFALGADEVIPEEFETSVQIFTHVLHNFLVPEDDIDQIVEKVRADNYQLFKGELKKPTTFKPNNLVDFNITCVSMSADSNQFLGKPLKELNLRVEFGINILGIKRKEMLMQNIQPDDVLLQGDRVYIQGKQSNIEQFYKLVK; this is encoded by the coding sequence ATGCTAGTATTACTGAGTTTTTCAGTAATGATTGTTTTTGTATTGCAACGTTTAAAATTGCCATCAATCATTGGTTTTTTAATTACAGGGGTGCTAATTGGTCCTTATGGATTTAGTTTGGTAAAAGCCGTTGAAGAAGTAGAAATCCTCTCAGAAATCGGAGTTATTTTATTGCTTTTTGTTATTGGTATGGAGCTGTCAATCAAGCAGTTAATTTCCATAAAAAAGACTGTTTTTATTGGAGGATTTTTTCAAGTAGGAATAACTGTTTTAGTGGCAGCTTTTGTTTATTATTATTTAGGAAATTCTTGGAATGAAGCTGTTTTTGTAGGATTTTTGTTTTCTTTATCGAGTACGGCCATTGTATTAAAAACCTTGCAAGACCGCCAAGAAATTTCATCAGCACATGCTAGAAATGCACTTGCAATTTTAATTTTTCAAGATATTATTGTAGTACCAATGATGTTGATTACACCTTTAATGGCAGGTGAATCTTCTAATATTTGGTTAAGTATTTCGTCATTAGTGATCAAAACATTAGTAGTTTTAATAATTACTTTTGTCAGTGCACGCTATATAGTACCAAAATTGATGCATGCCGTTGCAAAAACCAATAGCAAAGAATTGTTTTTATTAGTAACAATTACACTTTGTTTTGCAGTAGCATTTCTAACTTCTGAGGCAGGACTATCATTGGCTTTAGGAGCATTTATTGCGGGACTAATTGTTTCTGAATCAGAATACAGTCATCAAGCAACTAGCATTATTTTACCTTTTAGAGAGTTATTTACAAGTTTCTTTTTCGTTTCTGTAGGAATGTTACTTGATTTGAGTTTTTTCATCAAACACATTTGGGTTATTTTATCTTTAGTATTTGTGGTTTTTATCGTAAAATCAATCATTGCATCTCTGGCAGTAGCAATTCTTAAATATCCTCCAAGAACAATTATACTTACAGGTTTATCCTTGTTTCAAGTAGGGGAATTTGCATTTATTTTGTCAAAAGTTGGTATTGACAATCAGTTATTAGATGTAGAAACAAATCAATATTTCTTATCAATTTCAATTGTTTCGATGTTATTGACTCCTTTTGTAATCATATATTCTGATGCAATTGCTAATAAATTAGTGGGGGTTTCTGAAAAATTAGGAATACAATCCAACTTACTAAACGTAAATAATGATGAAATTACCATTCATGAAAATTTTGAGAATCACCTAATTATTATCGGATATGGGGTAAATGGAAGTAATTTAGCAAAAGCAGCAACCACCAGTAATATACCTTTTATTGTAATTGAATTTGATGCAGAGATTGTAAAGAGAGAAAGAGCAAAAGGATTGCCTATAATTTTTGGAGATGCTACTCACGATCATATTTTAGAAACAGTGCACATTCAAAATGCAAGAGCTGCTGTAATTGCAATTTCAGACAATCAGGCTACTAAACAAGTGGTAAAAAATATTAGAAAACATTCAGATTCTTTGTATTTGGTAGTTAGAACACGATTTGTAAAAGAAATTTCGGAGTTGTTTGCCTTAGGTGCAGATGAAGTTATTCCTGAAGAGTTTGAAACTTCTGTTCAAATTTTTACCCATGTATTGCATAATTTTTTAGTACCTGAAGATGATATTGATCAAATTGTAGAGAAGGTTAGGGCTGATAATTATCAACTATTTAAGGGTGAATTGAAAAAACCTACCACTTTTAAACCCAATAATTTGGTCGATTTTAATATTACTTGTGTAAGTATGTCTGCAGATAGTAATCAGTTTTTAGGAAAACCACTAAAAGAATTGAACTTGAGAGTAGAATTCGGAATTAATATTTTAGGAATCAAACGCAAAGAAATGTTGATGCAAAACATTCAGCCTGATGATGTTTTATTGCAAGGAGACAGAGTTTATATTCAAGGAAAACAATCGAATATTGAACAATTTTATAAGTTAGTAAAATAA
- a CDS encoding DMT family protein — protein sequence MKGFLTIVLLIISNSFMTLAWYGHLKFTEWKWFQKLGLVAIIFISWGIALFEYVFQVPANRLGYSENGGPFSLLQLKVIQEVITLVVFAVFTLIFFKTETFKTNHLISFVFLILAVYFMFKK from the coding sequence ATGAAAGGATTTTTAACCATTGTTTTATTAATTATTAGCAACTCGTTTATGACATTGGCTTGGTATGGACATTTGAAATTTACAGAATGGAAGTGGTTTCAAAAACTAGGTTTGGTTGCCATTATTTTTATCAGTTGGGGAATTGCGTTATTTGAATATGTTTTTCAAGTACCAGCCAACAGACTTGGATATTCAGAAAATGGAGGACCTTTTAGTTTATTGCAATTAAAAGTGATTCAAGAGGTAATAACTTTGGTCGTTTTTGCAGTTTTCACTTTGATATTTTTTAAAACAGAAACCTTTAAAACCAATCATTTAATTTCTTTTGTTTTTTTGATTTTAGCGGTATATTTTATGTTTAAGAAGTAA
- a CDS encoding anti-sigma factor — protein sequence MNIEEYIASGILELYVAGSLSEKENEEVHAAIQKYPELLAEVESIEKAILQLTAATYQGEVSSFDSIKNQLISKEPKVIPIQKSSNWKSFSGWAAAVLLGSMLIYTISQNKQSTSEIVSEKEALEAQIEKAKNSLAEKEKLLNILRDKDIISVPLAGQVASPNSYAKVYWNKKTNNIYLDAKGLPPPPKGKVYQVWSLKITPLTPTSLGTLDTFTANNTKIFAIENPNNSEAFGITLEPEGGSESPSLDQLYALGAVNS from the coding sequence ATGAATATAGAAGAATACATAGCATCTGGAATTTTAGAACTGTACGTTGCAGGTTCGCTTTCTGAAAAAGAAAACGAAGAAGTACATGCTGCAATTCAAAAATACCCTGAGTTGTTAGCAGAAGTAGAGTCCATAGAAAAAGCGATTCTACAATTAACTGCTGCAACTTATCAAGGCGAAGTTTCTTCATTTGATTCTATAAAAAATCAATTGATTTCAAAAGAACCAAAAGTAATTCCGATTCAAAAATCATCCAACTGGAAATCTTTTAGTGGTTGGGCTGCAGCAGTACTCCTTGGAAGTATGTTGATTTATACTATTTCTCAAAATAAACAATCAACTTCAGAAATTGTATCGGAAAAAGAGGCTTTAGAAGCGCAAATTGAAAAAGCAAAAAACAGTTTGGCAGAAAAAGAGAAACTGTTAAATATTTTAAGAGATAAAGATATTATTTCAGTGCCTTTAGCTGGACAAGTTGCCTCTCCAAATTCGTATGCAAAAGTATATTGGAACAAGAAAACCAATAATATCTATTTAGATGCTAAAGGATTGCCTCCACCTCCAAAAGGAAAAGTGTACCAGGTTTGGTCACTAAAAATAACCCCATTAACACCCACAAGTTTAGGTACTTTAGACACTTTTACAGCAAATAATACCAAAATTTTTGCAATTGAAAATCCGAATAACTCTGAAGCCTTCGGAATTACTCTAGAACCCGAAGGTGGTAGTGAATCGCCATCTTTAGATCAATTGTATGCTCTAGGCGCTGTGAATTCGTAA
- a CDS encoding RNA polymerase sigma factor — MNQELLILQFQQQDVQAYEKLYNAYCKSISGVINTIVKDVEVTEEITQDVFLKAWNNAASYSPSKGRFFTWLLNIARNAAIDYTRSKKYKQSQQNQTSDFFVDILETHDDLNSSTNAIGLKEMVEKLGDTCKSLIELLYFKGYTQVEASEELNMPLGTIKTKNKSCIGQLRSVLGV, encoded by the coding sequence ATGAATCAAGAGCTTTTAATTTTACAGTTTCAGCAACAAGATGTGCAAGCTTATGAAAAACTTTACAATGCTTATTGTAAAAGTATTTCAGGAGTTATCAATACTATCGTAAAAGATGTTGAGGTAACTGAAGAAATTACGCAAGATGTGTTTTTAAAAGCTTGGAATAATGCGGCATCCTATTCCCCAAGCAAAGGTCGTTTTTTCACGTGGTTATTGAACATAGCACGAAATGCTGCTATCGATTATACCCGCTCAAAAAAATATAAACAGTCTCAACAAAACCAAACTTCTGATTTTTTCGTAGATATACTTGAAACACACGATGATTTAAATAGTAGCACCAATGCTATTGGTTTAAAAGAAATGGTGGAAAAATTGGGAGATACTTGTAAATCTTTGATTGAGCTATTGTATTTTAAAGGATATACTCAAGTAGAAGCTTCAGAAGAATTGAACATGCCTTTGGGTACTATAAAAACAAAAAACAAATCATGTATTGGGCAATTACGCTCAGTATTGGGAGTATAA